A genome region from Thalassotalea euphylliae includes the following:
- a CDS encoding cache domain-containing protein has product MNLTIKTKLILLASIALFLIGGISIVETVVTKNIVLTAESENVGNSVKKTLQESLQAQIDTVTLSTELFYQQAQQDQIKKELAEELTVIFQTMSSIYQNTSSKSAAKAHIYSFLNHYTWGNNRYVFSYDKDSLNYVTHTLKPALIGTSAKDSQDKNGVYYARNIVNVALESDIGFTKYAFVNPTTNQVEDKLTAAMLFAPLNIVIATGEYISSLQAEKQANALAMITHAKYGKNGYFWVQDSHGVILAHPKASIVGKVIGNTEKIAKRVSTQNDAFIDTTFNNPATDKVESKINYARNVFPDWGWTIVTGAYESDIIEAQEQLTYATQ; this is encoded by the coding sequence ATGAATTTAACAATCAAAACTAAGCTAATTTTACTAGCTAGCATCGCTTTATTCTTAATTGGAGGGATTTCTATTGTCGAAACAGTAGTTACTAAGAACATAGTGTTGACGGCGGAATCTGAAAACGTTGGCAATTCGGTAAAAAAAACATTGCAAGAAAGCTTACAAGCACAAATTGATACCGTTACGCTTTCGACCGAACTATTTTATCAGCAAGCTCAGCAAGACCAGATTAAAAAAGAGCTAGCTGAGGAGCTGACTGTCATCTTTCAAACAATGTCATCAATCTATCAGAATACATCATCTAAATCAGCGGCAAAGGCTCATATTTATAGCTTTTTAAACCACTATACGTGGGGCAATAATCGCTATGTATTTAGCTATGACAAAGACTCTCTTAACTACGTAACTCATACGTTAAAACCTGCATTAATTGGCACTTCAGCGAAAGATTCACAGGATAAAAACGGTGTCTATTACGCGCGAAATATCGTTAACGTCGCGCTAGAAAGTGACATCGGTTTTACTAAATATGCGTTTGTTAATCCAACGACTAACCAAGTAGAAGATAAGCTCACAGCGGCAATGTTATTTGCACCTTTGAACATTGTTATTGCTACCGGTGAGTACATTTCCAGCTTGCAAGCGGAAAAGCAAGCGAATGCACTTGCGATGATCACACATGCAAAATACGGCAAAAACGGATATTTTTGGGTGCAAGATAGCCATGGTGTGATACTTGCCCACCCGAAAGCGTCTATTGTTGGCAAAGTGATTGGTAACACTGAAAAAATTGCCAAACGTGTTAGCACGCAAAACGACGCGTTTATCGACACAACGTTTAATAACCCGGCAACGGATAAAGTTGAAAGTAAAATTAATTATGCGCGTAATGTCTTTCCAGACTGGGGTTGGACCATTGTAACGGGTGCCTATGAGAGCGATATTATTGAAGCTCAAGAGCAATTAACATACGCGACGCAATAA